A single Kribbella aluminosa DNA region contains:
- a CDS encoding PucR family transcriptional regulator, producing the protein MSRTGLEALANWADAHLDELTDETCTAIRRKIPFYRDTDVVADAEIHKSVKGNIHTTIGVLRRPDTSLDIRPAQYTGRRRAEQSVPLPEVLQAFRIGFEVLWERLVGHVRRSWEPDEADGLLTAASVLWRLSDEQSLAATEEYRATTAAILVAQQHQRSALVEALLGGQPGPQGGPWEAAALLGFPPNSQLVVVAAETKGLAEESLPGIEQQLAEHGVVSGWRLTPALQLGLVSVPDSSGPSILSLLQGSATARTGVSPPYDSPSETPRALQLARTALVTLPVGRAEVQVFDSSPLAGMMAMDPREGRRIAQQVFGPVLTLPAEDRAVLLDTFDAHLDHGGSAEAAGAALHCHPNTIRYRLRRLQELTGRSLTDPRQASELAAAAYAVRLLPLTTPAVGVDNLSALGDRQVQTRL; encoded by the coding sequence ATGAGCAGGACGGGACTTGAGGCACTCGCGAACTGGGCGGACGCGCACCTGGACGAGTTGACCGACGAAACGTGTACGGCGATCCGCCGGAAGATCCCGTTCTACCGGGACACGGATGTCGTGGCGGACGCCGAGATCCACAAATCGGTCAAAGGAAACATCCACACGACCATCGGCGTACTGCGGCGTCCCGACACGTCCCTCGACATCCGGCCGGCGCAGTACACCGGCCGGCGGCGCGCCGAGCAGAGTGTCCCGTTGCCTGAGGTCCTGCAGGCGTTCCGCATCGGCTTCGAAGTGCTCTGGGAACGCCTCGTCGGGCACGTGCGGCGCAGCTGGGAGCCTGACGAAGCCGACGGGCTCCTGACCGCAGCCAGCGTCCTGTGGCGGCTGAGCGACGAGCAGTCGCTCGCCGCCACCGAGGAGTACCGCGCGACCACCGCCGCGATCCTGGTCGCCCAGCAGCACCAGCGGTCGGCGCTCGTCGAGGCGCTGCTGGGCGGTCAGCCCGGCCCGCAGGGAGGTCCGTGGGAGGCAGCCGCGCTGCTGGGGTTCCCTCCGAACAGCCAACTGGTCGTGGTCGCCGCCGAGACCAAGGGTCTGGCCGAGGAGAGTCTGCCCGGGATCGAGCAGCAGCTCGCCGAGCACGGTGTGGTCTCCGGCTGGCGGCTGACACCGGCCCTGCAGCTCGGCCTGGTATCGGTCCCGGACAGCTCCGGCCCGTCGATCCTCAGCCTGCTGCAGGGGTCGGCGACGGCGCGGACCGGGGTGAGTCCGCCGTACGACTCGCCGTCCGAGACACCGCGGGCACTGCAACTCGCCCGGACCGCGCTGGTCACGCTGCCGGTCGGCCGGGCCGAGGTGCAGGTGTTCGACTCCAGCCCGCTGGCCGGGATGATGGCGATGGATCCGCGCGAGGGCCGGCGAATCGCGCAGCAGGTGTTCGGCCCGGTGCTGACGTTGCCGGCCGAGGACCGCGCCGTACTGCTCGACACCTTCGACGCGCACCTCGACCACGGCGGATCCGCGGAGGCGGCCGGTGCCGCCCTGCACTGCCACCCGAACACGATCCGGTACCGCCTGCGCCGGCTCCAGGAGCTGACCGGGCGGTCACTGACCGATCCGCGTCAGGCGTCCGAGCTGGCCGCCGCGGCGTACGCCGTCCGCCTGTTGCCACTCACGACACCCGCTGTCGGTGTCGACAACCTCTCGGCCCTCGGCGACCGGCAGGTGCAGACTCGTCTCTAG
- a CDS encoding PIG-L deacetylase family protein, translating to MARPYTLVAFHAHPDDEALLMGGTLARLAAEGHRVVLAVATDGEAGASASSYRAGPGLAAFRRDELERSATALGCARVVRFGFKDSGSSGPPAEGGFSTLPAAEAAQPLIELLQEEQADALTIYDPAGGYGHPDHRQVYTVGTYAAEQAGTPLVLESTIDRRLIRRLIRIVTAIPGVLPAVSTAAYDHAYAPSAAITHRVDVRRYTRQKRASFEAHASQASADEGARTLGLLLKLPRWLFRSMLGREWYVEHGRTPGAPLDDLFASLRHPPAR from the coding sequence ATGGCCAGGCCTTACACGCTGGTGGCGTTCCACGCACACCCGGACGACGAGGCCTTGCTGATGGGCGGCACCCTCGCGCGGCTCGCCGCGGAAGGGCACCGCGTCGTGCTCGCGGTCGCCACGGACGGCGAGGCGGGTGCGTCGGCTTCGTCGTACCGCGCCGGTCCCGGGCTGGCGGCGTTCCGGCGGGACGAGCTGGAGCGGTCCGCGACCGCGCTCGGCTGTGCGCGGGTGGTGCGGTTCGGGTTCAAGGACTCCGGATCGTCGGGCCCGCCCGCGGAGGGCGGTTTCAGCACGCTCCCGGCCGCGGAGGCGGCGCAGCCGTTGATCGAGCTCCTGCAGGAGGAGCAGGCCGACGCGCTGACGATCTACGACCCGGCCGGCGGCTACGGGCACCCCGATCACCGGCAGGTGTACACCGTCGGCACGTACGCCGCTGAGCAGGCGGGGACCCCGCTGGTGCTCGAGTCGACGATCGACCGGCGGCTGATCCGCCGGCTGATCCGGATCGTGACGGCGATCCCCGGCGTCCTGCCCGCGGTGTCCACGGCGGCGTACGACCACGCCTACGCCCCCAGCGCCGCGATCACGCATCGGGTCGACGTACGGCGGTACACCCGGCAGAAGCGCGCGTCGTTCGAAGCGCACGCGAGCCAGGCGAGCGCCGACGAAGGGGCACGCACCCTGGGCCTGCTCCTCAAGCTCCCGCGCTGGCTCTTCCGATCGATGCTCGGTCGCGAGTGGTACGTCGAACACGGCCGCACTCCAGGCGCACCGTTGGACGACCTGTTCGCCTCCCTCAGGCACCCGCCCGCGAGGTGA
- a CDS encoding lysylphosphatidylglycerol synthase transmembrane domain-containing protein, producing the protein MNERERLSGWRRRLLTSVLSALVTGALVVFLPRAVGSTWREVGNILARVSVGSLILLAVVWLAGLWAHSFVLAASLPGLSKRRALTLSLTGSAVANVLPLGGAVGTALNFTMVRRWGFTRNAFGSYITVTTLLNVVSKLGVIAIALGLVPILHSAAAFGPSSLLFLPVPVAVLLGVWILADERAAKIVGRQLDKVFRRSRLEERLPRFRRTTLHLMRTGWRPMTGGMVAYLALQLALLWLCFQVLHVPLGLAVLFTALAVERLLTLVAITPGSAGVVEIGTTAALVALGGDPAGVAAGLLLFRGFTFLMEIPVGGVMLAIWTSLQRRAQAVAA; encoded by the coding sequence ATGAACGAGCGAGAACGGCTTTCGGGTTGGCGACGGCGGCTGCTGACGTCCGTCCTGAGTGCGCTGGTAACGGGGGCCCTCGTGGTGTTCCTGCCACGAGCGGTCGGGTCGACCTGGCGTGAGGTGGGCAACATCCTCGCACGGGTGTCGGTCGGGTCGCTGATTCTGCTCGCTGTTGTGTGGCTCGCCGGGTTGTGGGCACATTCGTTCGTCCTGGCCGCGTCCTTGCCCGGGCTGTCGAAGCGCCGCGCGCTCACGCTGAGCCTGACCGGCAGCGCGGTGGCAAACGTTCTCCCACTCGGTGGCGCCGTCGGTACGGCGCTGAACTTCACGATGGTCCGGCGCTGGGGTTTCACCCGGAATGCGTTCGGCAGCTACATCACCGTGACGACGCTGCTGAACGTGGTGTCCAAGCTCGGGGTGATCGCGATCGCGCTCGGCCTGGTGCCGATCCTGCACAGTGCTGCGGCGTTCGGGCCGAGCAGCCTGCTCTTCCTGCCGGTGCCGGTCGCCGTCCTGCTGGGCGTCTGGATCCTCGCCGACGAGCGGGCCGCCAAGATCGTCGGCCGCCAGTTGGACAAGGTGTTCCGGCGTTCGCGTCTCGAGGAACGGCTTCCCCGGTTCCGGCGGACGACGCTGCACCTGATGCGCACCGGCTGGCGGCCGATGACCGGCGGGATGGTCGCGTACCTCGCACTGCAGCTGGCGTTGCTGTGGCTGTGCTTCCAGGTGCTGCACGTTCCGCTCGGCCTGGCGGTGCTGTTCACGGCGCTGGCGGTGGAGCGGTTGCTGACCCTCGTGGCGATCACGCCGGGCAGCGCGGGTGTCGTCGAGATCGGTACGACGGCCGCGCTGGTCGCGCTCGGCGGTGACCCCGCAGGCGTTGCTGCGGGGTTGCTGCTGTTCCGCGGTTTCACGTTCCTGATGGAGATCCCGGTGGGCGGTGTGATGCTGGCGATCTGGACCTCCTTGCAGCGCCGGGCACAGGCGGTGGCGGCATGA
- a CDS encoding glycosyltransferase family 4 protein — MRIALVSDVYLPRLGGIELQVHDLAVHLIRAGHDVTVYTLNQGRTSDVPVVRLPAVAGMPSPSAVDRLRSELPSFDIVHAHSSIVSPLAWRAARLARAALITVHSLPGPTMPWPLAQLDRYVGNVGWTAVSGAVANVIRRALPGRAVDVLHNGVDPAAWRPAQRPQHPLTIVSTMRLARRKRPLALLDTLAAIRDLVPSNVPLRGVIAGAGPRERALDARRRDFAPWVELPGRLTRYELQQLYASADVYLAPAELESFGVAALEARCAGLPVVAMSTGGVGEFIRNGIEGYLVDTDQEMARTTAALLTNPAVLHRLQQYNQHTLPSMTWERVIAQHVSAYQSQLVRREGSLASAS; from the coding sequence ATGAGGATCGCGTTGGTCAGCGACGTCTACCTGCCGCGGCTCGGTGGTATCGAGCTGCAGGTGCACGATCTCGCCGTACACCTGATCCGGGCCGGTCACGACGTCACGGTCTACACGCTCAACCAGGGGCGCACCTCCGACGTACCCGTGGTCCGGCTGCCGGCGGTGGCCGGCATGCCGTCGCCGTCGGCGGTTGACCGGCTGCGGTCCGAGCTGCCGTCGTTCGACATCGTGCATGCGCACTCGTCGATCGTGTCGCCGCTGGCCTGGCGGGCTGCCCGGCTGGCGCGGGCCGCGCTGATCACCGTGCATTCGTTGCCCGGGCCGACGATGCCGTGGCCGCTGGCGCAGCTCGATCGGTACGTCGGGAACGTCGGATGGACGGCGGTCAGTGGGGCGGTCGCGAATGTGATCCGCCGAGCGCTGCCGGGGCGTGCGGTCGACGTACTGCACAACGGGGTCGACCCGGCCGCCTGGCGTCCGGCGCAGCGTCCGCAGCACCCGTTGACGATCGTGAGCACGATGCGGCTGGCCCGCCGGAAGCGTCCGCTCGCGTTGCTGGACACGCTCGCGGCGATCCGCGACCTCGTACCGTCGAACGTGCCGCTCCGCGGCGTGATCGCCGGGGCCGGGCCGCGTGAGCGCGCACTCGACGCCCGGCGGCGGGACTTCGCCCCGTGGGTGGAGCTTCCCGGCCGGTTGACGCGGTACGAGTTGCAGCAGCTGTACGCCTCCGCCGACGTCTACCTCGCGCCCGCGGAGCTGGAGTCGTTCGGTGTCGCGGCGCTCGAAGCGCGGTGTGCCGGGCTGCCGGTGGTCGCGATGTCGACGGGTGGCGTCGGCGAGTTCATCCGCAACGGCATCGAGGGGTACCTCGTCGACACGGACCAGGAGATGGCCCGGACCACAGCGGCGCTGCTGACGAATCCCGCGGTCCTGCATCGGCTGCAGCAGTACAACCAGCACACTCTGCCGAGCATGACCTGGGAGCGGGTGATCGCTCAGCATGTGTCGGCGTACCAGTCTCAGCTTGTCCGCAGAGAGGGATCCCTAGCCTCGGCATCATGA
- a CDS encoding FAD:protein FMN transferase — MRRTWVEQVMGMPVSLLARGEYAESAEVEAAVKELYVELSDVDRVFSTYKPDSEVSRLGRGEVGWDEVDPDVRVVAERCAAARELTGGLFDADLPAGGWDPSGLVKGWAVERVGGLLRAVDGVDWCLNAGGDVLVICPSAEPFTIGIQDPHDPGRVVASLARTGGAVATSGTAARGAHLYDPRTGRPATSRWLSVSVSGASLEYADVLATAAYVAGDGWPEVLLPGYDGLGVLADGNLQATPGWGVA, encoded by the coding sequence ATGAGGCGGACCTGGGTCGAGCAGGTGATGGGGATGCCCGTCAGCCTGCTGGCCCGGGGAGAGTACGCGGAGTCCGCCGAGGTGGAGGCTGCGGTCAAGGAGCTGTACGTCGAGCTGAGCGACGTCGACCGGGTGTTCTCGACGTACAAGCCGGACAGCGAGGTCAGCCGGCTGGGGCGCGGCGAGGTCGGGTGGGACGAGGTCGACCCCGACGTCCGCGTTGTCGCCGAGCGGTGCGCTGCGGCGCGGGAGCTGACCGGCGGCCTGTTCGACGCGGACCTGCCGGCCGGCGGGTGGGATCCGTCCGGGCTGGTGAAGGGCTGGGCGGTCGAGCGTGTGGGGGGCCTGCTGCGGGCGGTGGACGGCGTCGACTGGTGCCTGAACGCGGGCGGCGACGTCCTCGTGATCTGCCCGAGCGCGGAGCCGTTCACGATCGGCATCCAGGACCCGCACGATCCGGGCCGGGTGGTCGCGAGCCTGGCACGGACCGGGGGAGCGGTCGCGACCAGCGGTACGGCGGCGCGGGGCGCGCACCTGTACGACCCGCGGACCGGTCGCCCGGCGACGAGCCGGTGGCTGTCGGTCTCGGTGAGCGGGGCCTCGCTGGAGTACGCCGACGTCCTCGCCACGGCGGCGTACGTCGCCGGGGACGGCTGGCCCGAGGTCCTGCTGCCTGGGTACGACGGACTCGGAGTGCTTGCTGACGGCAACCTTCAGGCGACGCCCGGGTGGGGCGTGGCGTGA
- a CDS encoding response regulator transcription factor, whose product MSGRILLIEDDADLAGMLDRVLSDEGYAVKRAADGHTGLHVALTRPFDAMIVDRGLPAVEGLDLIARLRSRGVGTPILVLSARNSAGDRVDGLDAGAEDYLTKPFELTELLARVRALLRRHLDHAVQLAVPGGLLDLSTRTVQQASGGRVELSEREAALLGLLAARPGVVFSRADLLDRVFDDAESETVVDTYVHYCRRKLGQGVISTVRGLGYRLGGP is encoded by the coding sequence GTGAGCGGGCGGATCCTCCTGATCGAGGATGACGCGGACCTGGCCGGCATGCTCGACCGGGTGCTCAGCGACGAGGGGTACGCCGTGAAGCGCGCCGCGGACGGGCATACCGGCCTGCACGTCGCGCTGACCCGGCCGTTCGACGCGATGATCGTCGACCGGGGACTGCCTGCGGTGGAGGGCCTGGACCTGATTGCGCGGTTGCGCAGCCGGGGCGTCGGTACGCCGATCCTCGTGCTGTCGGCGCGGAACAGTGCCGGGGACCGCGTCGACGGGCTCGACGCCGGCGCGGAGGACTACCTGACCAAGCCGTTCGAGCTGACCGAGTTGCTGGCTCGCGTCCGGGCGTTGCTGCGGCGGCACCTCGATCATGCGGTGCAACTCGCCGTACCGGGTGGCCTGCTCGACCTCTCGACGCGCACTGTCCAGCAGGCGTCCGGCGGACGTGTGGAGCTGTCCGAGCGGGAGGCAGCGCTGCTCGGTCTACTGGCGGCCCGTCCCGGAGTCGTGTTCAGCCGGGCGGACCTGCTGGACCGGGTCTTCGACGATGCGGAGTCCGAGACGGTCGTGGACACGTACGTGCACTACTGCCGACGGAAGCTCGGGCAGGGCGTGATCAGTACGGTGCGCGGCCTCGGCTATCGGCTGGGTGGTCCATGA
- a CDS encoding sensor histidine kinase: protein MSGRPIGDEVLVRRAARGVAVQAAALVALAMLLLIVLVTVVMIHGQSVAADDLLRAALASADDVVDPPVGTWLVMSNSASPGLPDDLRPDLEALRTEAANHIQVTTVEDDDGEYRIATGLVKGRPVQAVLDLASQHKEQARMLQAMGLATVLALLLAGLLGVLVGRRAVRPLAQALTLQRAFVANAGHELRTPLTLLSTRAQLLGRSLHRDGASEQVLDDADGVVRDTRRLTEVVDDLLAAADPRRAEEPEPVDLVVLAQDVAEAASAHAQQVGVRVRSAADRDSAPALGSASAIRRAAIALVDNAIDHTPSGGEVRIAVRRERRDVIVSVSDTGPGIGPEAAQRVLRRFDSSGQRRGRAHYGLGLALAHDVANRFGGQLRLAPSEVGATFELVLPALREDGPRKS from the coding sequence ATGAGCGGCCGGCCGATAGGCGACGAGGTCCTGGTACGGCGTGCGGCGCGGGGCGTCGCCGTACAGGCCGCGGCGCTGGTCGCGCTGGCGATGCTGCTGCTGATCGTGCTGGTCACCGTGGTGATGATCCACGGGCAGTCCGTCGCTGCCGACGACCTGCTCAGGGCCGCGCTCGCCAGCGCGGACGACGTGGTCGATCCGCCGGTGGGCACCTGGCTGGTGATGAGCAACTCGGCGTCACCCGGTCTACCGGACGACCTTCGGCCGGACCTGGAGGCGCTGCGGACCGAGGCCGCCAACCACATCCAGGTGACCACGGTCGAGGACGACGACGGCGAGTACCGGATCGCGACCGGGTTGGTGAAGGGCCGTCCGGTGCAGGCGGTGCTCGACCTCGCGTCCCAGCACAAGGAACAGGCCCGCATGCTGCAGGCGATGGGACTGGCCACGGTGCTGGCGCTGCTGCTCGCCGGGTTGCTCGGCGTGCTGGTCGGGCGTCGCGCCGTACGGCCGTTGGCGCAGGCGTTGACGTTGCAGCGTGCGTTCGTGGCGAATGCGGGACATGAGTTGCGGACTCCGCTGACGTTGCTCAGTACGCGGGCTCAGCTGCTCGGGCGGTCGCTGCATCGCGACGGTGCGAGCGAGCAGGTCCTGGACGACGCGGACGGAGTGGTCCGCGACACGCGGCGGTTGACCGAGGTCGTCGACGACCTGCTCGCGGCCGCCGATCCGCGGCGGGCGGAGGAGCCGGAGCCGGTCGACCTGGTCGTCCTCGCGCAGGACGTCGCCGAGGCGGCGAGTGCGCATGCCCAGCAGGTGGGTGTCCGGGTACGGTCGGCTGCGGATCGTGACAGTGCGCCCGCGCTCGGTTCGGCGAGCGCGATCCGGCGGGCGGCGATCGCGCTCGTTGACAACGCGATCGATCACACGCCTAGTGGTGGTGAGGTGCGGATCGCCGTCCGGAGGGAGCGCCGGGACGTGATCGTGTCGGTCAGCGACACCGGGCCCGGGATCGGTCCGGAGGCGGCGCAGCGGGTGCTGCGGCGGTTCGACTCGAGCGGTCAGCGGCGCGGGAGGGCGCACTACGGGCTCGGTCTGGCGCTCGCGCACGACGTCGCGAACCGGTTCGGCGGGCAGTTGCGGCTGGCGCCGAGCGAGGTCGGGGCGACGTTCGAACTGGTGCTTCCGGCGCTCCGCGAGGACGGTCCAAGGAAGAGCTAA
- a CDS encoding ferredoxin reductase family protein, which yields MTHRGAAPAISRPRMPHVRRRTPRTPAWWRDAAGIACWASVLVVVALWVSGRGLQSLLSGPADLLTSLGRLTGLVSADLLLVQVILMARVPMIERSYGQDELARRHRLVGFWSFNLLLVHVVLILVGYTLRDHNDLLHETWTVVTTYGGMLLATAAAIALTVVVVTSIRAARKVLRYESWHLLHLYAYVGVGLSVPHEIWTGADFSTSRPAQVYWWSAYGVAAGAIVLYRLLLPAWRTVRYGLTVREVIQEAPGVVTVLIGGRELHRMPVRAGQYFVFRFLDGPGWSRGNPYSLSASPAPDRLRVTAKAAGDGSGRLARLRPGTRVAVEGPYGRLTAERRVTERVAMFACGIGITPLRALLEELEYRPGEAVLVYRAHSAEDLVFRDELEQLARRRGIAVHYLLGPRLRRRRSWLPDGAATWSDEYAVRRLVPGITAYDVYVCGPDPWMDAVAAAVLKAGLPSNQLHQERFSW from the coding sequence ATGACCCACCGCGGAGCCGCTCCTGCGATCAGCAGGCCGCGGATGCCGCACGTACGGCGCCGGACGCCGCGGACGCCGGCGTGGTGGCGGGACGCGGCCGGCATCGCGTGCTGGGCGAGCGTGCTGGTGGTCGTCGCGCTGTGGGTCTCGGGGCGCGGGCTGCAGAGCCTGCTCAGCGGTCCGGCGGACCTGCTGACGTCACTCGGCCGCCTCACCGGGCTGGTGTCGGCCGACCTGTTGCTCGTGCAGGTGATCCTGATGGCCCGGGTGCCGATGATCGAGCGGAGCTACGGGCAGGACGAGCTGGCCCGGCGGCATCGGCTGGTCGGGTTCTGGTCGTTCAACCTGCTACTCGTACACGTAGTGCTGATCCTGGTCGGATACACGCTCCGCGATCACAACGACCTGCTGCACGAGACGTGGACGGTGGTCACGACGTACGGCGGGATGCTGCTCGCGACAGCGGCGGCGATCGCGCTGACGGTGGTCGTGGTGACGTCGATCCGGGCGGCCCGGAAGGTACTGCGGTACGAGTCGTGGCACCTGCTGCACCTGTACGCGTACGTCGGCGTCGGGCTGTCCGTGCCGCATGAGATCTGGACCGGAGCGGACTTCTCGACGTCGCGGCCGGCGCAGGTCTACTGGTGGTCGGCGTACGGCGTCGCGGCCGGGGCGATCGTGCTGTACCGATTGCTGTTGCCGGCCTGGCGGACGGTGCGGTACGGGCTCACGGTGCGTGAGGTGATCCAGGAAGCGCCCGGTGTGGTGACGGTGCTGATCGGCGGGCGCGAGCTGCATCGGATGCCGGTGCGGGCCGGGCAGTACTTCGTATTCCGGTTCCTCGACGGACCGGGATGGTCGCGCGGGAATCCGTACTCGTTGTCGGCGTCGCCGGCTCCGGATCGACTTCGGGTGACGGCGAAGGCGGCCGGTGACGGCAGCGGTCGCCTGGCGCGGCTGCGTCCGGGAACGCGGGTCGCGGTCGAGGGACCGTACGGGCGGCTGACCGCGGAGCGGCGGGTGACGGAGCGAGTCGCGATGTTTGCCTGCGGCATCGGTATCACGCCGCTGCGGGCGTTGCTCGAGGAGCTCGAGTACCGGCCGGGGGAGGCGGTGCTCGTGTATCGCGCGCACAGTGCCGAGGACCTGGTGTTCCGGGACGAGCTGGAACAGCTCGCACGACGGCGGGGGATCGCCGTGCACTACCTGCTCGGACCACGGTTGCGACGGCGCCGGTCGTGGTTGCCGGACGGTGCGGCGACGTGGTCGGACGAGTACGCCGTACGACGGCTGGTGCCGGGGATCACGGCGTACGACGTGTATGTGTGCGGACCCGACCCGTGGATGGACGCGGTCGCGGCTGCGGTGCTGAAGGCCGGGTTGCCGTCGAACCAGCTGCACCAGGAACGCTTCTCGTGGTGA
- a CDS encoding FMN-binding protein yields MRRGIRLLMTVATTAVVAVAFRASLQQPTTTTGAAAVVSSTTPPANHHVRRSTPSPKTKPTTPVRKSVVVAGGVVNTQYGPVQVEVSVGGGKIAKAHTLQHPSGDGRTDQINGYAVPQLDQETMTAQNAHIDTVSGATFTSEGYRQSLQSALDAAHRAGAL; encoded by the coding sequence GTGAGGCGCGGGATCAGACTGCTGATGACGGTGGCGACGACGGCGGTTGTCGCGGTGGCGTTCCGCGCCAGCCTGCAACAGCCCACCACAACCACAGGCGCGGCCGCGGTGGTCAGCTCGACGACGCCTCCGGCCAACCATCACGTCCGGCGCTCCACCCCATCACCCAAGACAAAGCCAACCACCCCGGTGAGAAAGTCGGTTGTGGTTGCAGGCGGTGTGGTGAACACGCAGTACGGCCCGGTGCAGGTGGAGGTTTCTGTTGGCGGCGGGAAGATCGCCAAGGCTCACACCCTGCAACATCCGAGCGGTGACGGACGCACCGACCAGATCAACGGGTACGCCGTACCGCAGCTCGACCAGGAGACCATGACCGCGCAGAACGCGCACATCGACACCGTCTCCGGAGCGACCTTCACCTCCGAGGGCTACCGCCAATCGCTCCAGTCCGCCCTCGACGCCGCCCACCGAGCGGGCGCCCTGTGA
- a CDS encoding FMN-binding protein codes for MTAHSQRLRRNLLVGGSTGVLLLLLFLYPTSINHVDHPATPAAAPGVVSTSAGDVTVNGTSAGTRYGPVQVRITVRAGRLTAVDALVYPSSGGRDREISSYALPQLEQEALAAQNSHIDTVSGATFTSDGYRRSLQSALDAAHFRSAG; via the coding sequence GTGACCGCCCACTCCCAGCGACTCCGCCGCAACCTCCTCGTCGGCGGCAGCACCGGCGTACTGCTCCTTCTCCTCTTCCTCTACCCAACCAGCATCAACCACGTCGACCATCCGGCGACACCGGCAGCCGCACCCGGAGTCGTGAGTACGTCGGCCGGCGACGTGACGGTGAACGGCACCTCGGCCGGCACCCGGTACGGCCCCGTGCAGGTCCGGATCACCGTCCGCGCCGGCCGGCTGACGGCCGTCGACGCGCTCGTCTACCCTTCGTCCGGTGGGCGGGACCGCGAGATCAGCTCGTACGCGCTGCCGCAGCTCGAGCAGGAAGCGCTTGCCGCGCAGAACTCGCACATCGATACGGTGTCCGGGGCAACATTCACGTCCGACGGGTATCGTCGCTCGCTGCAGTCCGCACTGGACGCAGCGCATTTCCGCAGCGCCGGCTGA
- a CDS encoding zinc-binding dehydrogenase has translation MKAVAIKTFGGPEGLSVVELPAPEPGSGQVRIAVEAIGVGGVDALIRSGSLSAWGFREGLVPGSEVAGTVVAVGPDTDRTWIGQRVWAFTGLGGGYAEQATAAVEDVVPLPPGLSAAGSVTLGSSGVVAHFGLAHAHFRPGESVLVRGAAGSIGILTVHLAAQGGASAVAVTTSSAERGELLRKVGATHVLDRSGRATHAPDRSGGARSTTSGAGAAPSAYDVIIDVVAGPDVPSFLGMLRPNGRLVAVGAITGPPPAELGTALMANFRKSLSFATFSADTVPPADRRTVRAEQFAAAADGQLPIVIHEQLPLDDAVLAHRKLQAGEVLGRIVLVP, from the coding sequence GTGAAGGCAGTGGCTATCAAGACGTTCGGCGGACCCGAGGGGCTGAGCGTCGTCGAGTTGCCGGCGCCCGAGCCGGGTTCCGGCCAGGTCCGGATCGCAGTCGAGGCGATCGGCGTCGGAGGCGTCGACGCGTTGATCCGCAGCGGCTCGTTGTCCGCCTGGGGATTCCGCGAAGGGCTGGTGCCCGGATCGGAGGTCGCGGGGACGGTGGTTGCCGTCGGCCCCGACACGGACCGGACCTGGATCGGGCAGCGGGTCTGGGCGTTCACCGGCCTCGGCGGCGGGTACGCCGAACAGGCGACCGCCGCGGTCGAGGACGTCGTACCATTGCCGCCCGGGCTGTCCGCCGCCGGCTCGGTGACGCTCGGGAGTTCCGGTGTCGTCGCGCATTTCGGGCTCGCCCATGCGCACTTCCGTCCCGGTGAGTCCGTCCTGGTACGCGGTGCGGCCGGCAGCATCGGCATCCTCACGGTCCACCTCGCCGCCCAGGGAGGTGCGTCCGCGGTGGCGGTGACGACCTCGTCGGCGGAACGCGGAGAACTGTTGCGCAAGGTCGGCGCCACACACGTCCTGGATCGCTCCGGCCGCGCAACGCACGCGCCGGATCGCTCGGGTGGCGCGCGCAGTACGACCTCGGGTGCCGGAGCCGCTCCCTCGGCGTACGACGTGATCATCGATGTCGTCGCGGGGCCGGACGTGCCGTCGTTCCTCGGCATGCTGCGGCCGAACGGTCGGCTGGTCGCGGTCGGCGCGATCACCGGACCGCCGCCCGCCGAGCTCGGTACGGCGTTGATGGCGAACTTCCGGAAGTCCTTGTCGTTCGCAACGTTCAGCGCGGACACGGTGCCGCCCGCGGACCGTCGTACCGTCCGCGCCGAGCAGTTCGCCGCCGCGGCCGACGGGCAGCTCCCGATCGTCATCCACGAACAACTGCCACTCGACGACGCCGTACTCGCACACCGGAAGCTGCAGGCCGGCGAGGTGCTCGGACGGATCGTGCTGGTCCCTTAG